A portion of the Bdellovibrionales bacterium genome contains these proteins:
- the kdpB gene encoding potassium-transporting ATPase subunit KdpB, with translation MAKSTSNQWTNSEILIPALKDAFVKLDPRVQMRNPVMFVTEIGALITTFYAVFGIGGGSHTFEFHIALWLWFTVLFANFAEAIAEGRGKAQAAELRKTRTATQARLLKNGKEPEFKVNASELKKGDIVICEAGNLIPGDGEVVEGIASVDESAITGESAPVIRESGGDRSAVTGGTRVISDRILVKITAEQGHAFLDRMIALVEGAKRQKTPNEIALSIVLSGLTIVFLLAVMTLKPFADYSGAAAGQDLSPLVTVPVLIALLVCLIPTTIGGLLSAIGISGMDRLIRRNVIATSGRSVEAAGDIDVLLLDKTGTITLGNRMATAFLPMKGVSIERLAEAAQLASLSDETPEGRSIVVLAKEKFAFRAKTLQPHEAKFIPFSAQTRMSGIDLQENGKLRSIRKGAGDSIKALVQSNGGTLSRELDIVIGDIAKKGQTPIVVSEGPEVLGVVQLKDIVKGGIKERFAELRKMGIRTVMITGDNAMTAAAIAAEAGVDDFMAQATPEAKLKRIREEQGKGHLVAMTGDGTNDAPALAQADVGVAMNTGTQAAREAGNMVDLDSNPTKLIEIVEIGKQLLMTRGSLTTFSIANDVAKYFAILPALFGSLYLMGGMKEGPLAALNVMGLTSPESAILSAVIFNALIIVALIPLALKGVQYRAMGASLVLQRNLLIYGLGGLIAPFIGIKIIDVLISAIGLV, from the coding sequence ATGGCTAAAAGTACATCCAACCAATGGACAAATTCTGAAATTTTGATCCCGGCTCTTAAAGATGCTTTTGTCAAATTGGACCCGCGCGTGCAAATGAGAAATCCTGTCATGTTTGTCACTGAAATCGGAGCATTGATCACCACTTTTTATGCGGTCTTTGGAATCGGCGGGGGATCTCATACCTTTGAGTTTCATATCGCACTGTGGCTGTGGTTTACAGTTTTATTTGCCAATTTCGCCGAGGCGATTGCAGAAGGAAGAGGAAAGGCCCAAGCGGCAGAGTTGCGCAAGACGCGAACCGCGACTCAGGCGCGCTTGTTGAAAAATGGCAAAGAGCCTGAATTCAAAGTGAATGCATCGGAACTCAAAAAAGGCGACATTGTGATTTGCGAGGCCGGAAACCTCATTCCCGGCGACGGGGAAGTCGTTGAAGGCATCGCCAGCGTGGATGAGTCAGCCATCACTGGTGAGTCTGCTCCTGTGATTCGGGAGAGCGGGGGAGACCGCAGCGCAGTGACTGGGGGCACTCGAGTTATCAGCGATCGTATCTTGGTGAAGATTACGGCCGAACAGGGACACGCTTTCCTGGACCGTATGATCGCGCTGGTCGAAGGGGCAAAACGGCAAAAAACTCCCAACGAAATTGCCTTAAGTATTGTTTTGTCCGGACTGACGATTGTTTTCTTATTGGCAGTTATGACATTGAAGCCATTTGCAGACTACAGTGGGGCAGCGGCTGGCCAAGATCTTTCTCCTCTTGTGACGGTGCCGGTGTTGATAGCTCTCCTTGTGTGCTTGATTCCAACCACGATCGGCGGATTACTGAGCGCTATTGGTATTAGCGGCATGGATAGGCTGATCCGCCGCAATGTCATTGCCACCAGCGGGCGTTCGGTCGAGGCAGCGGGCGATATCGACGTCTTGTTGCTCGACAAAACGGGAACCATCACCCTCGGAAATCGCATGGCCACCGCGTTTTTACCCATGAAAGGTGTGAGTATTGAACGGCTGGCCGAGGCTGCGCAACTGGCTTCGCTTTCGGACGAGACCCCTGAAGGGCGTTCAATTGTCGTTCTGGCCAAAGAGAAATTTGCCTTTAGAGCCAAAACTTTGCAGCCTCACGAGGCCAAGTTTATTCCCTTTTCAGCGCAAACTCGAATGAGTGGAATCGACCTTCAGGAAAACGGAAAGTTGCGCTCCATTCGCAAGGGTGCGGGAGACTCAATCAAAGCTCTCGTTCAGTCGAACGGAGGGACGCTTTCACGGGAACTCGATATTGTGATTGGGGATATCGCGAAGAAAGGTCAAACCCCCATTGTGGTCTCTGAGGGACCTGAAGTTCTGGGGGTTGTGCAGTTAAAGGATATTGTCAAAGGTGGAATCAAAGAACGCTTTGCCGAGCTGAGAAAAATGGGCATTCGCACGGTGATGATCACAGGCGACAATGCGATGACGGCAGCGGCCATTGCCGCCGAGGCTGGCGTTGATGATTTCATGGCTCAGGCCACACCTGAAGCAAAGCTGAAGCGCATTCGTGAGGAGCAAGGAAAAGGACATTTAGTGGCCATGACGGGCGACGGCACGAACGACGCTCCCGCCTTGGCGCAGGCGGATGTGGGTGTGGCCATGAACACCGGCACCCAAGCTGCGCGTGAAGCTGGAAATATGGTCGACCTCGACAGCAATCCGACCAAATTGATTGAAATTGTAGAAATTGGCAAACAGCTTTTAATGACTCGCGGGTCACTCACAACTTTTAGCATTGCCAATGACGTCGCGAAGTATTTCGCCATTCTGCCGGCCCTCTTTGGCTCGCTGTACCTCATGGGCGGAATGAAGGAGGGGCCTCTTGCGGCCTTAAACGTGATGGGTTTAACTTCTCCGGAAAGTGCCATATTGAGTGCTGTGATTTTTAATGCACTGATTATCGTGGCTCTGATTCCTTTGGCATTGAAGGGAGTTCAGTATCGCGCGATGGGCGCTTCCCTTGTGTTGCAGCGAAATCTCTTGATTTATGGACTTGGCGGTTTGATTGCTCCCTTTATCGGTATTAAAATCATTGACGTCCTGATCAGTGCCATTGGACTCGTGTGA
- a CDS encoding HlyC/CorC family transporter, which yields MDEVVIILVCLVINALLAAYEMAFVSIPRAELRALSRSGNKHAKILIDLRESPERTLSIIQIGITMVGAIAAAVGGAGAGETLEPYFILHFSLSELSAEALSLFLVVLPITYLSVVVGELVPKTLALRNPTRIVLSGAPALFIADRFFSPVITVLEWSTQKILKIFFPRSKSTQSTEQTTIEIDSFSPVHQRIMLNMADIERKQIKDIMLPWAQVVVVDLSAIPDEVFQVVIHSGHTRLPVKDNGKIVGVLHTKEFIALRELGDTNWQFIIRPVVKIQATDSALGVMKLLQGKKNHMAIVLNQQGQRLGIVTLEDILEEVVGDIFDEDDDGRIRKVYAAKIKSRVIPVEK from the coding sequence ATGGATGAAGTAGTCATTATTTTGGTATGTCTTGTGATCAACGCCCTACTTGCGGCCTACGAAATGGCCTTTGTTTCAATTCCAAGGGCTGAGCTTCGTGCCCTTTCAAGATCGGGCAATAAGCACGCCAAAATTTTAATTGATCTCCGCGAAAGTCCTGAACGTACGCTCTCAATTATTCAAATCGGGATCACGATGGTTGGAGCTATCGCGGCTGCGGTTGGAGGCGCTGGAGCAGGCGAAACCCTTGAACCCTACTTTATTCTGCATTTTTCGCTCAGCGAACTCTCTGCAGAAGCCCTTTCGCTTTTCTTGGTCGTGCTCCCTATTACGTACTTGAGTGTCGTTGTCGGCGAGCTTGTACCTAAAACTTTAGCACTTCGTAATCCTACACGAATCGTTCTCTCTGGTGCACCCGCACTTTTTATTGCTGATCGGTTTTTTTCGCCCGTCATCACGGTTCTTGAGTGGTCGACACAAAAAATTTTGAAGATTTTTTTCCCGAGATCAAAATCAACTCAGTCCACTGAGCAAACGACAATCGAAATCGATAGTTTTTCACCTGTCCATCAAAGAATTATGCTCAACATGGCAGATATTGAAAGGAAACAGATCAAAGACATCATGCTCCCATGGGCACAAGTTGTTGTGGTTGATTTGTCGGCAATACCAGATGAAGTTTTTCAGGTTGTGATTCATTCCGGTCACACACGACTTCCCGTAAAAGATAATGGAAAAATAGTAGGTGTTCTTCACACAAAGGAGTTCATTGCGCTTCGCGAATTGGGCGACACGAACTGGCAGTTTATTATTCGCCCAGTTGTCAAAATTCAAGCGACTGATTCTGCACTCGGAGTCATGAAACTTTTGCAGGGAAAAAAGAATCATATGGCGATTGTTCTAAATCAGCAAGGGCAGCGCCTCGGCATCGTCACGCTTGAAGATATCTTAGAGGAAGTCGTTGGAGACATCTTCGACGAAGATGATGACGGACGGATTCGAAAAGTTTATGCGGCCAAGATCAAATCTCGAGTTATTCCTGTTGAAAAATGA
- the kdpA gene encoding potassium-transporting ATPase subunit KdpA, with protein MKFTDVTQIIFYSVTLIALTPPLGVYMYKVFEGQKTFLTPVLGWLETLTYRIAGVNENEDMNWRDYVKALLWFNFFGFLAVFLLQMFQQTLPVNPQSLSNVTWHSSFNTAVSFMTNTNWQGYGGEVTMSYLTQMLGLGVQNFVSAATGAAVFLALARGILRKSGSTIGNFWIDLTRTTVYVLLPLSFVLSLVLISQGVVQSFGSYAEVATLEGTKQTIPLGPAASQIAIKQLGTNGGGFFSANSAVPMENPTPFSNFLQMLAILLIPAALTYTYGRMVKSQRQGWTLFAVMFFVWFGGLALSMYSEYITNPVFQQSGIMEGKETRFGVVNSLIWSTATTSASNGSVNAMHSSLSPIAGGVALFNIMLGEVIFGGVGAGMYGMLLFVLLTVFLSGLMVGRSPEYLGKKIEAPEVKMALLGILAPCAVILLGSSLSAVIPAGLSSLANKGPHGLSEILYAFTSAAGNNGSAFAGLNANTPYYNVMLALAMLIGRFVVIIPALAIAGQLVKKKSSPLTAGTFATDTPIFGVLLVGVIVIVGALTFLPALSLGPIVEHFLMLKGQTF; from the coding sequence ATGAAGTTCACCGATGTGACTCAAATCATATTCTATTCTGTTACTTTGATTGCACTGACTCCTCCGCTTGGGGTCTACATGTACAAGGTCTTTGAGGGTCAAAAAACTTTTTTGACTCCGGTACTGGGCTGGCTCGAAACGCTCACATATAGGATCGCGGGCGTCAACGAGAATGAGGACATGAATTGGAGGGACTATGTAAAGGCTCTCCTATGGTTCAATTTTTTTGGTTTTCTGGCGGTGTTCCTGCTGCAAATGTTTCAGCAGACTTTGCCAGTTAACCCGCAAAGCTTGTCGAACGTAACTTGGCATTCTTCGTTCAATACGGCGGTGAGTTTTATGACCAATACCAATTGGCAAGGTTATGGTGGTGAAGTCACGATGTCATATTTGACGCAAATGCTGGGTCTTGGTGTGCAAAACTTCGTGAGTGCGGCAACTGGCGCCGCTGTATTTTTGGCTTTGGCGCGAGGAATTTTAAGAAAATCCGGAAGCACCATTGGAAACTTCTGGATCGATTTAACTCGTACTACGGTTTACGTACTTCTGCCTCTCTCTTTTGTGTTGTCACTGGTTCTCATCAGTCAGGGTGTTGTGCAAAGCTTCGGTTCTTATGCGGAGGTGGCCACTCTAGAAGGAACCAAACAGACGATTCCTCTGGGGCCTGCCGCTTCGCAAATCGCGATTAAACAGCTCGGCACCAACGGGGGCGGATTTTTCAGTGCGAACAGTGCCGTGCCCATGGAGAATCCAACGCCATTTTCCAATTTTCTTCAAATGCTGGCAATCTTGTTGATTCCAGCGGCGCTGACGTACACCTACGGGCGAATGGTAAAATCGCAACGACAGGGTTGGACTCTTTTCGCCGTTATGTTCTTTGTTTGGTTCGGCGGATTGGCGCTGTCCATGTATTCTGAGTACATCACCAATCCGGTTTTTCAGCAGTCGGGAATCATGGAGGGTAAGGAAACCCGGTTTGGTGTGGTGAACAGCTTGATCTGGTCGACTGCCACCACCTCGGCTTCTAATGGTTCGGTAAATGCTATGCACTCAAGCCTCTCGCCGATTGCGGGAGGGGTGGCATTGTTTAATATCATGCTCGGCGAAGTGATTTTTGGTGGCGTGGGAGCAGGGATGTACGGCATGCTTTTATTTGTTCTGCTCACTGTTTTTTTGTCAGGCCTAATGGTCGGCCGCTCACCCGAATATCTCGGTAAAAAGATCGAGGCGCCGGAAGTAAAAATGGCCCTACTTGGGATTCTCGCGCCTTGCGCGGTGATTCTGTTGGGATCGTCCTTGTCCGCGGTCATTCCGGCCGGTCTATCCAGTTTGGCGAACAAGGGTCCGCATGGTCTTTCGGAAATTCTTTATGCCTTCACTTCAGCCGCCGGCAATAACGGCAGCGCCTTTGCGGGATTGAACGCCAACACTCCTTATTACAACGTCATGTTGGCTCTTGCGATGTTGATCGGCCGTTTTGTTGTCATCATTCCGGCACTAGCCATCGCGGGCCAGTTGGTTAAGAAAAAGAGTTCACCTCTAACGGCTGGAACTTTCGCGACTGACACGCCTATATTCGGTGTGCTGCTTGTGGGTGTGATCGTGATTGTTGGCGCTCTGACCTTTTTGCCTGCACTGTCTTTGGGGCCGATTGTTGAGCATTTTTTAATGTTAAAGGGACAGACCTTTTAA
- a CDS encoding potassium-transporting ATPase subunit F codes for MKSMFNKYLHHFYAPNGRRRTKRGLMDFVIVGFVGLGVLIYLGITLFNPERF; via the coding sequence TTGAAAAGCATGTTCAATAAATATTTACATCATTTTTACGCGCCAAATGGGCGCAGACGAACTAAAAGAGGACTTATGGATTTCGTAATTGTCGGTTTTGTTGGGTTAGGTGTTCTTATTTACCTGGGCATCACTTTATTTAACCCGGAAAGGTTTTGA
- the kdpC gene encoding potassium-transporting ATPase subunit KdpC, giving the protein MKHIIPAIRMLIFMTVLTGLGYPLLVTVVGQVLFKRQANGSMALSGDVTVGSWLVAQNFEGPKYFWPRPSGASFNPLPSSGGNQGQISASLKTAVDERKARLKVAHPEMGEPPQDLLFASGSGLDPEISPEAARYQLSRVATARGMNKAQVKKLIDQLTKGRQFGFFGEPRVNVLALNVALDESQGIKSSPSGEAPPAGE; this is encoded by the coding sequence ATGAAACACATTATTCCTGCAATTCGGATGTTGATCTTTATGACAGTCCTGACTGGCCTCGGTTATCCGCTCCTCGTCACAGTTGTTGGGCAGGTCTTATTCAAGCGGCAGGCCAATGGCAGTATGGCTCTCAGTGGTGATGTGACCGTTGGCTCCTGGCTTGTGGCGCAGAACTTTGAAGGTCCCAAGTATTTTTGGCCAAGGCCTTCCGGCGCAAGCTTCAATCCTCTGCCTTCGAGTGGAGGCAACCAGGGTCAAATAAGCGCCAGTCTGAAAACGGCTGTTGATGAGAGAAAAGCAAGATTGAAGGTCGCGCATCCCGAAATGGGTGAGCCGCCGCAAGACTTGTTGTTCGCCTCAGGAAGTGGTTTAGACCCTGAGATAAGTCCAGAAGCGGCCCGCTATCAGCTCTCAAGGGTGGCTACGGCCAGAGGAATGAATAAGGCTCAAGTTAAAAAACTGATCGACCAATTAACAAAAGGTCGCCAATTCGGATTTTTTGGGGAACCACGGGTGAATGTCCTAGCACTCAATGTGGCCCTTGATGAGAGCCAGGGAATCAAGAGTTCGCCGAGTGGCGAAGCTCCTCCAGCTGGAGAATAA
- a CDS encoding sensor histidine kinase KdpD, giving the protein MTNDGRPDPDALLRAISEEERRAKNAVLRVFLGMSAGVGKTYAMLRAARERFKEGTDVVIGVVETHGRVETMALTESLPMIAQKQIEYKGVTLQEMDLDAILAKKPNIVLVDELAHTNAPGSRHQKRYQDVIELLDAGIDVYTTVNVQHLESRKDLVEQITGVPIRETVPDSILERAAQIELVDITPNDLLRRLSEGKVYLGDKKETAAKNFFKPNSLTALREIALRVTAERVDQELQQFQGLKQNLGPWQTNERMMVAVSHSPYSERLIRTTRRLAYNLEAPWIAVHVDTGVPLNDEDQAQLTKNIALARELKAEVVTTTDTDVPAALRRIARQKNVTQVVVGRPTKRFFRDLLEGGTLLDRLVREIGEIDVHVIRQDGISIYKPLLITKIEHYSSPFSYWNAIWFLLGTSFLNGMLEPLIGYRAVGFLFLLGVLGVGLVSTIGPTFFVATLSALVWNYFFIPPRLTFAVNEPEDGVLIFIYLVAALVTGYLTSRVRAHERILRDREDRTNALFEVSQDIAGSRIKEEFVAKINTRVGRLLDGECGIVLASEERKLSVNDNKNYSPRPPLSEKEKAVAMWAFESGKVAGWSTDTLSESNALYVPLKAPDETVGVLVYQPRTKRKLNLEKENILHSIASQLAVSLQRHFFEKRLRESDRLKESEKIHETLLNSISHEMRTPLTAVIGTAAALEDEANSKNPEYVRALAGSLLEAGDRLNRVIENLLDMSRLNSGALALKLEWHDVSDLVGVTLKKLGKNLNQHRVEIEIPKDLPLVQMDFRLMEHALANLLLNAAAYSPHGTSIRILARKTNFALCLAVEDQGPGVPENLLDKVFEKFFRVPGTPTGGVGLGLSIVKNIVEFHKGRVGVENRPQGGARFTIELPLTEAPPVPKEDS; this is encoded by the coding sequence ATGACAAACGATGGACGTCCAGATCCCGATGCTCTTCTTCGCGCCATCAGCGAGGAAGAGCGAAGAGCCAAAAATGCCGTTTTAAGAGTTTTTCTCGGCATGTCGGCCGGGGTTGGGAAGACCTATGCGATGTTACGGGCGGCCCGGGAACGTTTCAAGGAGGGGACGGATGTTGTCATTGGAGTGGTGGAAACCCACGGTCGCGTTGAGACCATGGCGCTAACGGAATCATTACCAATGATCGCGCAAAAACAAATTGAATATAAGGGTGTCACACTTCAAGAAATGGACCTAGACGCCATTCTCGCTAAGAAACCAAACATTGTACTGGTTGATGAACTGGCTCACACCAACGCTCCAGGTTCACGTCATCAAAAGCGTTACCAGGATGTGATCGAACTCCTCGATGCGGGAATTGACGTCTATACCACTGTGAATGTGCAACATTTGGAAAGTCGCAAGGATCTTGTCGAACAAATCACTGGCGTTCCCATCAGGGAAACCGTACCAGATTCCATTCTGGAGCGGGCCGCACAAATTGAACTCGTCGACATAACCCCTAATGATCTTTTGCGGCGGCTCAGCGAGGGAAAAGTTTACCTGGGCGACAAGAAGGAAACGGCGGCCAAAAATTTTTTCAAGCCGAATAGTTTGACTGCTCTCCGCGAGATTGCACTTCGGGTTACGGCTGAACGGGTGGATCAAGAGCTTCAACAGTTTCAGGGTCTCAAACAAAACTTAGGTCCCTGGCAGACCAATGAGCGAATGATGGTGGCCGTGAGTCACAGCCCCTATTCAGAGCGACTCATCCGAACCACGAGGAGGCTCGCCTACAACCTTGAGGCGCCTTGGATCGCAGTTCACGTTGACACTGGAGTTCCATTGAATGACGAGGATCAGGCTCAATTAACAAAAAATATTGCACTGGCGCGGGAGCTGAAGGCTGAAGTGGTGACGACGACCGATACCGACGTCCCAGCTGCTCTTCGCCGGATCGCGCGGCAAAAAAATGTCACTCAGGTCGTTGTTGGCCGTCCGACAAAACGATTTTTTCGAGATCTGCTTGAGGGAGGGACGCTTCTCGATCGACTGGTACGGGAAATTGGTGAAATTGATGTGCATGTCATTAGGCAGGATGGAATTTCAATCTATAAGCCTCTCCTGATCACAAAAATCGAACACTACAGCAGTCCCTTTAGCTATTGGAATGCAATTTGGTTTCTGCTGGGAACTTCATTCTTAAATGGAATGTTAGAGCCCCTGATCGGTTATCGTGCGGTTGGCTTTCTATTTTTGCTCGGCGTATTAGGGGTTGGACTGGTTTCAACCATTGGTCCAACGTTTTTCGTCGCAACCTTGAGTGCACTTGTATGGAATTACTTTTTTATTCCTCCACGTCTCACTTTTGCAGTCAATGAGCCAGAAGATGGGGTTTTGATTTTTATCTACTTAGTGGCGGCACTGGTCACAGGTTACCTCACCAGTAGAGTTCGGGCCCACGAACGGATCTTGCGGGACCGCGAGGACAGAACTAACGCTCTATTCGAAGTGTCGCAGGATATCGCCGGCAGCCGGATTAAGGAGGAGTTCGTGGCCAAAATCAATACGCGCGTCGGCCGGCTTTTAGATGGAGAATGCGGAATTGTGCTGGCGTCAGAAGAGCGCAAACTTTCCGTGAACGATAATAAAAATTATTCGCCGCGCCCCCCACTCTCCGAGAAAGAAAAAGCCGTGGCTATGTGGGCGTTTGAGTCCGGAAAGGTGGCCGGATGGTCCACTGATACTCTGTCTGAGTCAAATGCGCTCTACGTCCCATTGAAAGCGCCCGACGAAACGGTCGGCGTGTTGGTTTACCAGCCGAGGACAAAACGAAAACTCAATTTAGAAAAAGAGAATATTCTCCATTCGATAGCCAGCCAATTGGCAGTTTCATTGCAGCGTCACTTTTTTGAAAAGCGGTTGAGAGAGTCAGATCGTCTCAAGGAATCAGAGAAGATTCATGAGACACTTTTAAATTCCATTTCCCATGAAATGCGAACGCCATTGACCGCAGTCATTGGTACAGCAGCTGCATTGGAGGACGAAGCCAACTCAAAAAATCCAGAGTACGTCCGTGCGCTCGCGGGAAGTCTTCTTGAGGCAGGCGACCGCCTCAATAGGGTTATTGAGAATCTCTTGGATATGAGCCGCCTCAACTCAGGCGCGCTGGCTCTTAAACTGGAATGGCATGATGTTTCCGATCTTGTCGGTGTGACATTAAAAAAACTTGGAAAAAATTTGAATCAGCACCGAGTCGAAATTGAAATTCCCAAGGATCTTCCCTTGGTGCAGATGGACTTTAGATTGATGGAGCATGCGCTGGCCAATCTCTTGTTGAATGCCGCCGCCTACAGCCCGCATGGGACATCCATTCGGATTTTAGCCAGAAAAACGAACTTTGCCTTGTGTCTTGCGGTTGAAGATCAAGGGCCAGGAGTTCCTGAAAATCTTTTGGACAAAGTTTTCGAAAAATTCTTTCGGGTGCCTGGCACGCCGACAGGTGGAGTGGGACTCGGACTTTCCATCGTTAAAAATATTGTTGAATTTCACAAGGGGAGAGTCGGGGTGGAGAATCGTCCACAGGGCGGTGCCCGGTTTACGATCGAGTTACCGCTCACGGAGGCACCACCTGTTCCGAAGGAGGATTCATGA